In one window of Campylobacter coli DNA:
- a CDS encoding dynamin family protein, whose product MQINILNHFIKAYEDAYNIDFDKSFEGQIKMLCKKLNEPFMHPSYNLTQELEELSFSLEKNINIAIIGQFSSGKSTLLNLILKKECLPTGVVPVTFKPTFLRYADEYFLRVEFQDGSDEITHIEELAKYTDQRNNIKETKSLHIFAPIPLLKKITLVDTPGLNANEDDTLTTLKELQNIHAAIWLSLIDNAGKKSEEDAIKANLELLGENSICVLNQKDKLSTQELENVLSYAKTVFSKYFKELIAISCKEAKDETKYKESNFNLLLDFLDSLDEKALKQKFTKRKMLHLCQVLEDENRLFVDIFDKLVNQFQIYQEKLNSSFDDFIKEVQILNHQILNKLKSIGERIASEIFNCIKEKEAHFYKEAKGFLKKDLYVKYDYKAPFISSDDAFLAMFYNSDIMNKEFKKIKNEIYESFEKIKQKLKDFIDNLEKDILLFKAEFSNIQKDHILQSDKNFSELRAFCNASDEYFLKDFKELLFKSILELDLFFEKLNLKAFANYENATKLSLAFFSRKINESRVLYELDSSEFTLFYPKKSEIYERVLTELNVYEFEALLINKPILVKISNHFLEQNKNIIEEKNKILALKKAELQKRKEQISEVRSVLKENL is encoded by the coding sequence ATGCAAATTAATATTTTAAATCATTTTATAAAGGCTTATGAAGATGCCTATAATATAGATTTTGATAAAAGTTTTGAAGGGCAAATTAAAATGCTATGTAAAAAACTAAACGAGCCTTTCATGCACCCAAGCTATAATCTTACTCAAGAGCTTGAAGAATTGAGTTTTTCTTTAGAAAAAAATATTAATATTGCTATCATAGGTCAATTTTCAAGTGGAAAATCCACCCTTTTAAATTTAATCCTAAAAAAAGAATGCTTACCTACAGGAGTGGTGCCTGTTACTTTTAAACCTACTTTTTTGCGTTATGCGGATGAATATTTTTTAAGAGTTGAATTTCAAGATGGAAGTGATGAAATCACTCATATAGAGGAGTTGGCAAAATATACAGATCAAAGAAATAACATAAAAGAAACAAAAAGTTTGCATATTTTTGCACCCATACCTTTGCTTAAAAAAATTACCCTAGTGGATACTCCAGGACTGAATGCTAACGAAGATGATACTTTAACCACTCTAAAGGAGCTTCAAAATATCCATGCGGCGATTTGGTTAAGCTTGATTGATAATGCAGGAAAAAAGAGCGAAGAAGACGCTATAAAGGCGAACTTAGAGCTTTTGGGCGAAAACAGCATTTGTGTTTTAAATCAAAAAGATAAGCTTAGTACTCAAGAATTAGAAAATGTATTAAGTTATGCCAAAACAGTTTTTTCTAAATATTTTAAAGAATTGATTGCCATTTCTTGCAAGGAAGCAAAAGACGAAACAAAATATAAAGAATCTAATTTTAATCTTTTATTAGATTTTTTAGATAGCTTAGATGAGAAAGCTTTAAAACAAAAATTTACAAAGAGAAAAATGCTTCATTTGTGTCAAGTTTTAGAAGATGAAAATAGGCTTTTTGTGGATATTTTTGACAAACTTGTGAATCAATTTCAAATTTATCAAGAGAAATTAAATTCTTCTTTTGATGATTTTATAAAAGAAGTTCAAATTTTAAATCATCAAATTTTAAATAAGCTTAAAAGTATTGGTGAAAGAATTGCAAGTGAAATTTTTAATTGTATTAAAGAAAAAGAGGCTCATTTTTACAAAGAAGCTAAGGGGTTTTTGAAAAAGGATTTATATGTAAAATACGATTATAAAGCTCCTTTTATCTCGAGTGATGATGCTTTTTTGGCAATGTTTTATAACAGCGATATAATGAATAAAGAATTTAAAAAAATCAAAAATGAAATTTATGAATCGTTTGAAAAAATAAAACAAAAATTGAAAGATTTTATAGACAATTTAGAAAAAGATATATTACTTTTTAAAGCCGAATTTTCAAATATACAAAAAGATCATATCTTGCAAAGTGATAAAAATTTTAGTGAACTTAGGGCTTTTTGCAATGCAAGTGATGAGTACTTTTTAAAAGACTTTAAAGAGCTTTTATTTAAAAGTATTTTGGAGTTGGATTTATTTTTTGAAAAACTAAATCTCAAAGCTTTTGCAAATTATGAAAATGCTACAAAATTAAGCTTGGCATTTTTTAGTAGAAAAATCAACGAAAGTCGAGTTCTTTATGAGTTGGATAGCTCCGAATTTACTCTTTTTTATCCTAAGAAGAGTGAAATTTATGAGAGAGTTTTAACCGAACTCAATGTCTATGAATTTGAAGCTTTGCTTATCAATAAGCCGATTTTAGTAAAAATATCTAATCATTTTTTAGAACAAAATAAAAATATAATTGAAGAAAAAAATAAAATCTTAGCTTTAAAAAAAGCAGAATTGCAAAAACGCAAGGAGCAAATTTCAGAAGTAAGAAGTGTATTGAAGGAAAATTTATGA
- a CDS encoding dynamin family protein, with translation MKELLQKLWQNELQLLDFNASFKDKNILDVAELAIILSVNKDNYERYFLLKEFGNICKKIDLRVDIFSIQKAQICVLNMFREGFIPKQDLLKALRILQKISNNTEILEYIQNIQVQSVDKKALFQSGFNELNHINIELSKLSFDENSKIRLQKTLEKFQKLEFNIAITGVMNSGKSSLLNALLKEDFLGVSNIPETANLTLLSYGNTQEAVIYFWDTQEWDNILKSSKFSKELKEFIDELALKVDIKEYVQDKALTQKINLNELKDFSSAKNQISALIKKIEIKSNLEFLKNNISIVDTPGLDDIVVQREILTNEYLKESDFLIHLMNASQALTQKDAEFLIHCLLNSRLSKFLIVLTKADLLSQKDLDEVINYTKESLKARLENFDTHLIEKIDFLCVSAKMASDFYKGLSSEESFKKSGMKEFEEYLFNELYSGEKSKIILQAYKKELLLELKNILNEYEMQNKLIKEDGQGLSEENNKLLSEFKAKEEALREAKEEISNSILNLENFENGVDNLVLLLAKKLKERLIDEIKYLKDKAQKININRILNMIDITVKDGINDILREVKFENIKKIEELKTSLALKYDFLKDDFDNGFEGFKDEISKKIENIFSDEKFALLRLQIEQIISTKVDLFELETRLTEVIFSTFESFNIGAILKDLDINGAFFAFLNERMANYEVLQKEKLASIEHLINNLKNQNADILFSYEENLEKIAKLQQLEVELMNAN, from the coding sequence ATGAAAGAATTACTCCAAAAACTCTGGCAAAATGAACTCCAGCTTTTAGATTTTAATGCAAGCTTTAAAGATAAAAATATTCTTGATGTTGCCGAACTTGCTATAATATTAAGTGTTAACAAAGACAATTATGAAAGATATTTTCTCTTAAAAGAATTTGGCAATATTTGTAAAAAAATTGATTTAAGAGTAGATATTTTTAGTATTCAAAAAGCTCAAATTTGTGTTTTAAATATGTTTAGAGAAGGTTTTATACCTAAACAAGATTTGTTAAAAGCCTTGCGAATTTTGCAAAAAATTTCAAACAATACTGAAATTTTAGAATATATACAAAATATTCAAGTTCAAAGCGTTGATAAAAAAGCTTTGTTTCAAAGTGGTTTTAATGAGCTTAATCATATCAATATAGAGCTTAGCAAATTGAGTTTTGATGAAAATAGTAAAATAAGACTTCAAAAAACTTTGGAAAAATTTCAAAAATTAGAATTCAATATAGCTATAACAGGGGTTATGAATTCGGGAAAATCAAGTTTACTCAATGCACTTTTAAAAGAGGATTTTTTAGGCGTTTCTAATATCCCTGAAACCGCAAATTTGACTTTACTAAGTTATGGCAATACCCAAGAAGCTGTGATTTATTTTTGGGATACTCAAGAATGGGATAATATATTAAAAAGTTCCAAATTTAGCAAGGAATTAAAAGAATTTATCGATGAGCTTGCTTTAAAAGTAGATATAAAAGAATATGTTCAAGATAAAGCTTTAACGCAAAAAATTAATTTAAATGAACTCAAGGATTTTAGTTCTGCTAAAAACCAAATTTCTGCTCTTATTAAAAAGATAGAAATCAAAAGTAATTTGGAATTTTTAAAAAACAATATCTCTATAGTGGATACTCCAGGGCTTGATGATATAGTCGTGCAAAGAGAAATTCTAACTAATGAGTATCTTAAAGAAAGCGATTTTTTAATCCATCTTATGAATGCTTCTCAAGCTTTAACACAAAAGGATGCTGAATTTTTAATCCATTGTTTATTGAATTCTCGGCTTAGCAAATTTTTAATTGTCCTTACCAAGGCAGATTTGTTAAGCCAAAAAGATTTAGATGAAGTGATAAATTATACCAAGGAAAGTCTTAAGGCTAGACTTGAAAATTTTGACACGCATTTGATAGAAAAGATAGATTTTTTATGTGTAAGTGCAAAAATGGCAAGTGATTTTTACAAGGGTTTATCTTCTGAAGAAAGCTTTAAGAAAAGCGGTATGAAAGAATTTGAGGAATACCTTTTTAATGAGCTTTATTCTGGAGAAAAAAGTAAAATTATTTTACAAGCCTATAAAAAAGAATTGCTTTTAGAGCTTAAAAATATTTTAAATGAATATGAAATGCAAAATAAGCTTATAAAAGAAGATGGACAAGGTTTAAGCGAAGAAAATAATAAACTTTTATCAGAATTTAAAGCCAAAGAAGAAGCGCTTAGGGAAGCAAAGGAAGAGATTTCAAATTCTATTTTAAATCTTGAGAATTTTGAAAATGGGGTGGATAATCTTGTTTTATTATTGGCTAAAAAACTCAAAGAGCGTTTGATTGATGAAATTAAATATTTAAAAGATAAAGCTCAAAAAATTAATATTAATCGTATCTTAAATATGATAGATATCACGGTTAAAGATGGTATTAATGATATTTTAAGAGAGGTTAAATTTGAAAATATTAAAAAAATAGAAGAATTAAAAACAAGTTTGGCTTTAAAATATGATTTCTTAAAAGATGATTTTGACAATGGATTTGAAGGCTTTAAAGACGAAATTTCTAAAAAGATAGAAAATATTTTTAGCGATGAAAAATTTGCATTGTTAAGACTGCAAATCGAGCAAATTATCTCTACCAAAGTCGATTTGTTCGAGCTTGAAACAAGACTAACAGAAGTGATTTTTAGCACTTTTGAAAGCTTTAATATAGGTGCTATATTAAAGGATTTGGATATCAATGGCGCCTTTTTTGCTTTCTTGAATGAAAGAATGGCAAATTATGAAGTGTTACAAAAAGAAAAGCTAGCGAGTATTGAACATTTGATCAATAATCTTAAAAATCAAAATGCTGACATTTTATTTTCTTATGAGGAAAATTTGGAAAAAATTGCAAAATTACAACAGCTTGAAGTGGAGCTTATGAATGCAAATTAA
- a CDS encoding fumarate reductase iron-sulfur subunit, whose protein sequence is MSRKLTIKAFKYNPLSKISKPHFVTYELEETPFMTVFVCLTLIREKMDADLSFDFVCRAGICGSCAMMINGVPKLACKTLTKDYPDGVIELMPMPAFRHIKDLSVNTGEWFEDMCKRVESWVHNEKETDISKIEERIEPEVADETFELDRCIECGICVASCATKLMRPNFIAATGLLRTARYLQDPHDHRTVEDFYELVGDDDGVFGCMSLLACEDNCPKNLPLQSKIAYMRRQLVAQRNK, encoded by the coding sequence ATGAGTAGAAAATTAACGATAAAGGCGTTTAAATATAATCCTTTAAGCAAAATTTCAAAGCCTCATTTTGTAACTTATGAGCTTGAAGAAACTCCTTTTATGACAGTTTTTGTATGCTTGACTTTAATCCGCGAAAAAATGGATGCGGATTTGAGTTTTGACTTTGTTTGTCGTGCAGGAATTTGCGGATCTTGTGCAATGATGATTAATGGTGTACCAAAGCTTGCTTGTAAGACTCTAACAAAAGATTATCCTGATGGAGTTATTGAGCTTATGCCTATGCCTGCATTTAGACATATTAAGGATTTGAGTGTCAATACAGGCGAGTGGTTTGAAGATATGTGTAAGCGCGTTGAAAGCTGGGTGCATAATGAAAAAGAAACCGACATTTCAAAAATTGAAGAACGCATAGAGCCTGAAGTAGCAGATGAAACTTTTGAACTTGATCGTTGTATCGAGTGTGGAATTTGTGTAGCTTCGTGTGCAACTAAACTTATGCGTCCGAATTTTATCGCAGCAACAGGGCTTTTAAGAACAGCTAGATATTTACAAGATCCGCATGATCATAGAACAGTGGAAGATTTCTATGAGTTAGTGGGTGATGATGATGGTGTTTTTGGATGTATGTCTTTATTAGCTTGTGAGGATAATTGTCCTAAAAATTTACCTTTACAAAGTAAAATTGCTTATATGAGAAGACAACTTGTTGCTCAAAGAAATAAATAA
- a CDS encoding fumarate reductase flavoprotein subunit: MNIQYSDALVIGGGLAGLRAAIEVAKSGQSVTLLSICPVKRSHSAAVQGGMQASLGNGAKGEGDNEDLHFADTVKGSDWGCDQEVARMFAQTAPKAVRELASWGVPWTRVTKGPRTVVINAQKTVIEEREEAHGLINARDFGGTKKWRTCYIADATGHCMLYGVANEAIKHQVKIIDRMEAVRVIHDGKKCLGVIARDLTNGQLIAYIARGTMIATGGYGRIYKQTTNAVICEGTGAAIALETGLCRLSNMEAVQFHPTPIVPSGILLTEGCRGDGGILRDVDGYRFMPDYEPEKKELASRDVVSRRMMEHIRKGKGVKSPYGDHLWLDISILGRAHVEKNLRDVQDICKTFNGIDPADEGPKGWAPVLPMQHYSMGGIRTKPTGESQWLDGLFACGEAACWDMHGFNRLGGNSCAETVVAGMIIGDYFADYCKNNGEVIDTNVVKDFLTKEYQYLKSLVDKEGKYSVFEIKNRMKEIMWDKVAIFRTGEGLKEAVDELEKLYKESQNVKVHCKELDCANPELEEAYRVPRMLKVALCVAYGALLRTESRGAHYREDYPKRDDLNWMKRTLTYWVEGESLPRVEYDELDIMKMEMPPAFRGYGAKGNIIENPLSEKRQAEVDAIREKMEAEGKNRHEIQHALMPYELQPKYKALNQRIGVDYE, encoded by the coding sequence TAATAGGCGGAGGTTTAGCAGGCCTTAGAGCTGCAATAGAGGTGGCAAAAAGTGGTCAAAGTGTAACACTTTTAAGTATTTGTCCAGTAAAGCGTTCGCACTCTGCTGCGGTGCAAGGAGGTATGCAGGCTTCTTTAGGAAATGGTGCTAAAGGTGAAGGCGATAATGAAGATCTACACTTTGCAGATACAGTAAAAGGAAGCGACTGGGGTTGCGATCAAGAAGTGGCAAGAATGTTTGCACAAACCGCTCCAAAAGCTGTTCGCGAACTTGCTTCTTGGGGGGTTCCTTGGACTAGGGTAACTAAAGGGCCAAGAACGGTTGTTATTAATGCACAAAAAACTGTAATCGAAGAAAGAGAAGAGGCTCATGGACTCATCAACGCTCGTGACTTTGGTGGAACTAAAAAATGGAGAACTTGCTATATAGCTGATGCTACAGGCCACTGTATGCTATATGGCGTAGCTAATGAAGCTATCAAACATCAAGTAAAAATCATCGACAGAATGGAAGCGGTTAGAGTTATCCATGATGGCAAAAAATGCTTGGGCGTAATTGCAAGAGATTTAACTAATGGACAATTGATTGCTTATATTGCAAGAGGAACAATGATAGCAACGGGTGGTTATGGTAGAATTTATAAGCAAACTACAAACGCAGTTATCTGTGAAGGAACAGGTGCAGCTATAGCTCTTGAAACAGGACTTTGTAGACTTTCAAATATGGAAGCTGTACAATTTCACCCAACGCCTATTGTTCCAAGTGGAATTTTGCTTACTGAAGGATGTCGTGGAGATGGTGGAATCTTACGCGATGTGGATGGATATCGTTTCATGCCTGATTATGAGCCAGAGAAAAAAGAACTTGCAAGCCGTGATGTGGTAAGTCGTAGAATGATGGAACATATTAGAAAAGGTAAGGGTGTAAAAAGTCCTTATGGTGATCATTTATGGCTTGATATTTCCATACTTGGTCGTGCACATGTAGAAAAAAATCTTCGTGATGTGCAAGATATTTGTAAAACTTTCAATGGCATCGATCCTGCTGATGAAGGTCCAAAAGGTTGGGCTCCGGTTTTACCTATGCAGCATTATTCTATGGGCGGCATTAGAACAAAACCTACAGGTGAGAGTCAATGGTTAGATGGTCTTTTTGCTTGCGGTGAAGCAGCTTGTTGGGATATGCACGGATTTAACCGCTTAGGAGGAAATAGCTGTGCTGAAACTGTTGTTGCGGGTATGATTATAGGGGATTATTTTGCAGATTATTGTAAAAATAATGGAGAAGTTATTGATACAAATGTAGTAAAAGACTTTTTAACAAAAGAATATCAATATTTAAAATCTTTGGTAGACAAAGAAGGTAAATATTCTGTTTTTGAAATTAAAAATAGAATGAAAGAAATCATGTGGGATAAAGTAGCAATCTTTAGAACAGGTGAAGGCTTAAAAGAAGCTGTTGATGAGCTTGAAAAACTTTATAAAGAATCTCAAAATGTAAAAGTGCATTGCAAAGAACTTGACTGCGCAAACCCTGAGCTAGAAGAAGCTTATAGAGTTCCAAGAATGCTTAAAGTCGCACTTTGCGTAGCTTATGGGGCGTTATTAAGAACCGAAAGTCGCGGGGCGCACTATAGAGAGGATTATCCAAAAAGAGATGATTTAAATTGGATGAAGAGAACTCTAACTTATTGGGTAGAAGGTGAAAGCTTGCCTCGTGTTGAATACGATGAACTTGATATTATGAAAATGGAAATGCCACCTGCATTCCGTGGGTATGGTGCTAAGGGAAATATCATAGAAAATCCTTTAAGTGAAAAGCGTCAAGCTGAAGTTGATGCAATCCGCGAAAAAATGGAAGCTGAAGGTAAAAATCGTCACGAAATTCAGCATGCTTTAATGCCTTATGAATTACAACCAAAATATAAAGCGCTAAATCAAAGAATAGGAGTGGATTATGAGTAG